One Engraulis encrasicolus isolate BLACKSEA-1 chromosome 5, IST_EnEncr_1.0, whole genome shotgun sequence DNA segment encodes these proteins:
- the LOC134449031 gene encoding retinoic acid receptor RXR-beta-A-like: MSSHPHTTAADSSPVSSLDSPVSVTSSSLGSPGGPATPSASCGHISHPEIHSSVSISGLHTVSSSDDVKPPFGLKLSGHSPGPMLSQKRMCAICGDRSSGKHYGVHSCEGCKGFFKRTVRKDLSYVCRDNKDCVVDKRQRNRCQYCRYQKCLASGMKREAVQEERQRSREREGELEYSRAVNEEMPVEQILEAEMAAERMTAHSDGSGTGSGGDPVTNICHAADKQLYALVEWAKRIPHFPDLPLDDQVILLRAGWNELLIASFSHRSVGVKDVVLLATDLHVSRETAHTAGVETIFDRESAHSAEVGAILDRVLTELVSKMRDMQMDKTELGCLRAIVLFNPDAKGLTSTSEVELLRERVYASLEAYCKQKYPEQQGRFAKLLLRLPALRSIGLKCLEYLFFFKLIGDTPIETFLLEMLEAPHRLT; encoded by the exons ATGAGCTCCCACCCGCATACCACTGCGGCAGACAGCAGCCCTGTCAGCTCCCTGGATTCTCCTGTTTCTGTTACAAGTTCATCACTTGGCTCACCTGGTGGGCCAGCAACACCTTCAGCCAGCTGCGGACACATCAGTCACCCTGAG ATACACTCTTCAGTGTCCATCTCGGGGCTGCACACAGTGAGCAGCTCTGATGATGTCAAGCCACCGTTTGGCCTAAAGCTCTCAGGGCACAGCCCTGGGCCTATGCTGTCGCAGAAACGCATGTGTGCCATCTGTGGAGACCGATCTTCAG GCAAGCACTATGGCGTGCACAGCTGTGAGGGATGTAAGGGCTTCTTCAAGCGCACTGTGCGGAAGGACCTGAGCTACGTCTGCCGTGACAACAAGGACTGTGTGGTGGACAAGCGCCAGCGCAATCGCTGCCAATACTGCCGGTACCAGAAGTGCCTGGCCAGCGGCATGAAAAGAGAAG CGGTGCAAGAGGAGAGGCAGCGCAGtagggagagggagggcgagCTAGAGTACAGCCGTGCTGTCAACGAGGAGATGCCGGTGGAGCAGATCTTGGAGGCCGAGATGGCAGCCGAGCGTATGACGGCCCACAGCGACGGCTCAGGTACCGGCTCG GGTGGCGATCCGGTGACCAACATCTGCCACGCTGCCGACAAGCAGCTGTACGCTCTGGTGGAGTGGGCCAAGAGGATTCCTCACTTCCCCGACCTCCCCCTAGATGACCAGGTCATCCTGCTGCGCGCAG GATGGAATGAGCTTCTGATTGCCTCCTTCTCTCATCGCTCTGTTGGGGTGAAGGACGTGGTTCTGCTGGCTACTGATCTGCACGTGTCGAGAGAGACTGCACACACCGCGGGGGTGGAGACCATCTTTGACAG GGAGAGTGCCCACAGTGCTGAAGTGGGAGCCATACTTGATCG CGTGCTGACAGAATTGGTCAGTAAGATGAGAGATATGCAAATGGACAAAACTGAGCTTGGGTGTCTCCGGGCAATCGTCCTCTTTAACCCAG ATGCTAAAGGCCTGACCAGCACGAGCGAGGTGGAGCTGCTGAGGGAGCGGGTGTACGCATCACTAGAGGCCTACTGCAAGCAGAAATACCCTGAGCAACAGGGCAG GTTTGCGAAGCTCCTGCTGAGACTGCCTGCCCTGCGCTCCATTGGCCTTAAGTGTCTGGAGTATCTGTTCTTCTTTAAGCTCATCGGGGACACCCCCATTGAAACTTTCCTTCTGGAGATGCTAGAGGCCCCCCATCGGCTCACATAA
- the LOC134448341 gene encoding uncharacterized protein LOC134448341, with protein sequence MLLLVIITGTFYLACTSANYHQYHFVAQRRNWTEAQSYCRQTYTDLATVFGRHDMETLAAALPSDFTGRAWIGLEKGTRWRWQWSLSDKDFYANDGDLSFSNWRTGHSNSVNSDRCGVLEPNGKWFDDGCNTQRRFMCFNESAVENQRYVLIEENRSWRDAQSLCRERYLDLVSVRSAAENEAIRAVAMSQVWIGLFSDPWVWSDQSNSSYRFWKSNQPNDFQNDQDCVAINADNWNDLRCNISRRFFCYSDMAAPTVAPQSVIPHPQTPNTSPGIPDQASTPIYTESSQIPTTTGNTYYTYPQSTLVAATNTSQNTDFTPSTPHSEFQTTTEGTTDGSSGRVTTSHTTQMLTNAVISEVVTTHTLIHPTTGDPTPTSLSFEDTMVLVQENMTWIEALIFCQAHHSDLVSVTDTHAHQELVQKVANATTLHVWLGLRYTCKFSFWFWVSSDSSAVCFQNWAPGHGPTGGQTQCGLAGAVEARRGKQWVSLPETHRLNFMCGL encoded by the exons ATGCTGCTCTTAGTCATCATCACAG gtacattttatttggcctgtacTAGTGCCAACTACCACCAGTATCACTTTGTAGCACAAAGACGGAACTGGACTGAAGCGCAGAGCTATTGCAGGCAGACATATACTGACCTGGCCACTGTGTTTGGTAGACACGATATGGAGACACTGGCTGCCGCTCTCCCCAGTGATTTTACAGGGCGTGCGTGGATAGGCCTTGAGAAGGGGACGCGGTGGAGATGGCAGTGGTCTTTGTCAGATAAGGACTTCTACGCCAATGATGGTGACTTGTCCTTCAGTAACTGGAGGACTGGACATTCAAATTCAGTTAATTCAGATAGGTGTGGCGTTCTGGAGCCTAATGGTAAATGGTTTGATGACGGTTGCAACACTCAGAGACGTTTTATGTGCTTTAATG AGAGTGCTGTAGAAAATCAAAGGTATGTCCTGATCGAGGAGAACAGATCATGGCgagatgcacagagcctctgCAGAGAGAGATACCTCGACCTGGTCAGCGTCAGAAGTGCTGCCGAGAACGAAGCCATCAGGGCAGTGGCGATGTCTCAGGTGTGGATCGGCCTTTTCAGTGACCCGTGGGTGTGGTCGGACCAATCCAACTCCTCTTACCGCTTCTGGAAGTCAAATCAACCCAACGATTTCCAGAATGATCAGGACTGTGTTGCCATCAACGCCGACAATTGGAATGACTTAAGGTGTAACATCAGTCGACGGTTCTTTTGTTACAGTG ATATGGCTGCACCGACTGTCGCACCTCAGAGTGTAATTCCACATCCCCAGACACCCAACACATCGCCAGGAATCCCAGACCAAGCCTCAACTCCAATTTATACAGAGTCCAGCCAAATTCCAACCACTACAGGAAATACGTACTACACATACCCACAGTCAACACTTGTGGCTGCCACAAATACATCACAAAACACAGATTTCACTCCATCTACTCCCCATTCAGAGTTTCAGACTACCACTGAAGGTACAACAGATGGAAGTTCTGGTCGAGTGACCACTTCTCATACCACTCAAATGCTGACCAATGCCGTGATCTCTGAAgtagttacaacacacacactaatccaccCAACTACTGGTGACCCAACACCTACTTCCTTATCGTTTGAAG ACACTATGGTTCTGGTACAAGAGAATATGACTTGGATTGAGGCCTTGATATTCTGCCAAGCACACCATTCCGACCTGGTGTCCGTCACAGACACCCACGCGCATCAGGAGTTGGTTCAGAAGGTGGCCAATGCGACCACCCTCCACGTGTGGCTGGGCCTGCGCTACACCTGCAAGTTCTCCTTCTGGTTCTGGGTCAGCTCTGACAGCTCTGCCGTGTGCTTCCAGAACTGGGCTCCAGGGCACGGTCCGACGGGGGGTCAGACGCAGTGTGGCCTGGCAGGAGCAGTGGAGGCCAGAAGGGGGAAGCAGTGGGTCAGCCTGCCTGAGACTCACAGGCTGAACTTCATGTGTGGCTTGTGA